From the genome of Lentimicrobiaceae bacterium, one region includes:
- a CDS encoding pseudouridine synthase, with product MKREESSFGRRKPDEKHSDEKSVSGKRPRITTYGVKKSEPSYKEKSRDKHERPYKERKSGKEDGAKPYERKPYGERSPRRESNDKPYERKPYGERRPRRESEDKPYERKPYGERSPRRESEDKPYERKPYSERRPRRESEGKPYERKPYGERRPRRESEGKPYERKPYGERRPRRESEDKPYERKPYGERRPRRESEDKPYERKPYGERSPRRESEDKPYERKPYGERRPRRESDDKSYERKKPEEESDSKPFIITRSWDAGDEKPRRKTKEFKERPKTRFDTKNKSDEDADMHSKKDEDGLIRLNKYLSNAGVCSRREADELIQAGAVSVNGVIITELGHKISPDDKVQYGGETLHREKYQYVLLNKPKGYITTLDDPDERKTVMLLVQDACKERIYPVGRLDRNTTGLLLFTNDGELTKKLTHPRYNIRKIYHATLDKSLTHNDFLQLTEGVELEDGFIKIDELAYVGEGKKELGLEIHSGQNRVVRRLFEHLGYDVVKLDRVSFAGLTKKDLPRGKCRHLTQQEINFLKMMKA from the coding sequence ATGAAAAGAGAAGAATCGTCCTTCGGGAGAAGGAAACCTGATGAAAAGCATTCTGATGAAAAATCAGTATCTGGCAAAAGACCCCGGATAACAACTTACGGAGTGAAAAAATCTGAACCCTCTTACAAGGAAAAATCAAGAGATAAACACGAACGTCCCTACAAAGAAAGAAAATCCGGGAAGGAAGACGGTGCAAAACCTTACGAACGTAAACCTTATGGCGAAAGAAGTCCTCGTCGCGAAAGTAATGACAAACCTTACGAACGTAAACCCTACGGAGAAAGACGTCCACGTCGTGAAAGTGAAGACAAACCCTACGAGCGTAAACCCTATGGCGAAAGAAGTCCTCGTCGTGAAAGTGAAGACAAACCTTACGAACGTAAACCCTATAGCGAAAGACGTCCTCGTCGTGAAAGTGAAGGCAAACCCTACGAACGTAAACCCTATGGCGAAAGACGTCCACGTCGTGAAAGTGAAGGCAAACCTTACGAACGTAAACCCTATGGCGAAAGACGTCCACGTCGTGAAAGTGAAGACAAACCTTACGAACGTAAACCCTACGGTGAAAGACGTCCTCGTCGCGAAAGTGAAGACAAACCTTACGAACGTAAACCTTATGGCGAAAGAAGTCCTCGTCGCGAAAGTGAAGACAAACCCTACGAGCGTAAACCCTATGGCGAAAGACGTCCTCGTCGCGAAAGTGATGACAAATCCTACGAACGCAAAAAACCGGAAGAAGAAAGCGACAGCAAGCCCTTTATAATCACAAGAAGTTGGGATGCAGGCGACGAAAAACCCCGCCGAAAAACAAAAGAATTCAAAGAACGCCCTAAAACCAGGTTCGATACAAAAAACAAATCTGATGAAGACGCTGATATGCACAGCAAAAAAGATGAAGACGGCTTAATCCGACTCAACAAATACCTTTCCAATGCAGGAGTGTGTTCACGCCGCGAAGCCGACGAATTGATTCAGGCAGGAGCCGTTTCCGTAAATGGAGTCATCATCACGGAACTGGGGCATAAAATTTCGCCCGACGACAAAGTGCAATATGGAGGTGAAACTCTTCATCGCGAAAAGTACCAATATGTCTTGCTTAATAAGCCCAAAGGATACATTACTACCCTCGACGACCCCGATGAAAGAAAAACCGTGATGCTTCTGGTTCAGGATGCCTGTAAAGAGCGCATTTATCCTGTTGGCAGACTCGACAGGAACACTACTGGGCTATTGCTGTTCACCAATGATGGCGAACTGACGAAAAAGCTGACCCATCCACGTTACAATATCCGGAAAATTTATCATGCTACCCTTGATAAATCCCTTACACATAACGATTTTTTACAACTTACCGAAGGTGTCGAACTCGAAGACGGTTTCATAAAAATAGACGAACTGGCTTATGTAGGTGAAGGGAAAAAAGAATTGGGGTTGGAAATTCATTCCGGGCAAAACAGAGTTGTCCGTCGTTTATTCGAACATTTGGGATACGATGTTGTTAAGTTAGATCGGGTTTCTTTTGCCGGACTTACCAAAAAAGACCTGCCCCGTGGAAAATGTCGCCATCTTACCCAACAGGAAATAAATTTTCTGAAAATGATGAAAGCGTAA
- a CDS encoding T9SS type A sorting domain-containing protein translates to MKKFIIICFIFTGIITISAFAQQYPTREQIKKHPLKYKVDYRIDNMAYWKRMANLGLVTTAPIQKVPKAIFTGNNINSKSVLTTNSLDVCITSENSTQSENSVFISPLNPDNALNSNNSTPLPAGSVYGADHFITNDEGNTWDGSIYGAGGGDQGDPTTAIGNNGHMFVGFIHSNNGQGVSHSTDGGTTWTSVVVAPGPPGWNSLLDKNHLWIDNSTTSVYDGNLYDAWTNFGGSNNNQIEISRSTDDGLTWSAPQSISNAVSAGSHNQGVNISTGPDGQVYVCWVVYDAGVMDEKAIGFTRSTDGGVTYQPAIRAINNLKGIRTGGTSKNMRVNSFPSMTVDISNSGHRGTIYIVWANKGVPGINTGSDIDVYLIKSTDGGTTWSNPKKINTDAPGAGKQHYFPWITCDPITGTLSVIFYDDRNVTSSQCEVWCANSYDGGETWADFKVSDIAFTPTPIPGLASSYFGDYLAISARNGQVYPVWTDNRSGHALTYASPYVTGMAPVATVFPIPVDSSKQVLPFTKLHWQDTSNVSPATLFKIYLGTDNPPTNIVSGGMVMDTVFIPSHSLPENSTIYWRVDAYNGFGNTSGNVWSFTTLPPVEEDFESGDFTRYQWNFNEQPWTVTNLAKRNGGYSAKSGIVNVGDTSAMHLQLELAVTDTLHFWVKTTTMETVNHLEFAVDGQVMETWSGTLDWTQAAIPVTAGLHNYEWRYVKTAQDTTIIDAVWVDYIDFPMLSPITAVAGNDDDICVGQTYQLNGSSVNYSTVQWTTSGNGTFNNSGILNPVYTPGSIDITQGFAKLVLTVTCGCGDVLSDTLILSIHAIPSAFTIQGGGGYCEGGSGVSISLNGSQTNIDYELLLNNTPTGYILPGTGSSLLFENVTVPGTYKIKAANAYGCERAMTGQVSVLLYPLPVVQLGSDTIICVNHVIELDATIPNAQNYLWQPFGQTTPTIMVDSTGVGAGVQTYSVLVTDNNGCQTTDDITITFDPCTGITGYVKGLKVDISPNPASENVYLTLITDKNCQFGVKITNAANQEFYHQRMTVNGKMIKTIDISSLARGIYFVHIEGNKTKLIRKLIVQ, encoded by the coding sequence ATGAAAAAGTTCATTATCATCTGTTTTATTTTCACTGGCATAATCACAATATCTGCCTTTGCACAACAATACCCCACCCGCGAGCAAATTAAAAAACACCCTTTAAAATATAAGGTGGATTACCGGATAGACAATATGGCCTACTGGAAAAGAATGGCTAACTTAGGACTGGTAACTACTGCTCCTATTCAAAAAGTACCCAAGGCTATATTTACAGGAAATAATATCAATTCTAAGAGTGTATTAACTACTAATTCACTGGACGTTTGTATTACTTCAGAAAATTCCACACAAAGTGAAAATTCTGTCTTTATAAGTCCTTTGAATCCAGATAATGCGCTCAACTCCAATAATTCAACCCCTTTACCCGCAGGAAGCGTTTACGGTGCTGACCATTTTATTACCAATGATGAAGGCAATACTTGGGATGGCTCCATTTACGGTGCCGGCGGCGGCGATCAGGGCGACCCGACAACTGCCATCGGAAACAATGGACATATGTTTGTTGGATTCATTCACAGCAACAACGGTCAGGGCGTTTCTCATTCTACTGATGGGGGAACCACCTGGACTTCGGTAGTTGTTGCACCGGGTCCTCCGGGTTGGAACAGCCTTCTCGACAAAAACCATTTATGGATTGACAATTCTACAACAAGTGTTTACGATGGTAATCTTTACGATGCCTGGACAAACTTTGGCGGTTCAAATAATAACCAGATTGAAATTTCCCGTTCAACCGACGATGGACTCACCTGGTCAGCCCCGCAAAGCATAAGCAATGCAGTTAGTGCAGGAAGCCATAACCAGGGTGTGAATATCAGCACCGGTCCTGACGGACAGGTATATGTTTGCTGGGTTGTGTATGATGCAGGTGTGATGGATGAAAAAGCCATTGGATTTACCAGATCAACCGACGGTGGGGTTACTTATCAGCCGGCAATCAGAGCCATAAACAATCTGAAAGGAATCCGTACAGGCGGAACGTCAAAAAATATGCGCGTAAACTCCTTCCCATCCATGACTGTTGACATCAGTAACAGCGGACATCGTGGTACCATTTACATTGTTTGGGCTAACAAAGGAGTTCCCGGAATAAACACCGGCAGCGACATAGATGTTTACCTTATTAAATCCACTGATGGCGGAACCACCTGGTCGAATCCCAAAAAGATTAATACTGATGCTCCCGGTGCTGGCAAACAACATTACTTCCCATGGATTACCTGCGACCCAATTACCGGCACCCTCAGCGTGATTTTTTACGACGACCGTAATGTAACCAGTTCCCAATGCGAAGTATGGTGTGCCAATTCTTACGACGGCGGAGAAACCTGGGCAGATTTTAAAGTCAGTGATATCGCTTTTACTCCAACTCCGATTCCCGGCCTTGCCAGCTCTTATTTTGGCGATTACCTCGCCATAAGTGCAAGAAATGGGCAGGTTTATCCGGTTTGGACTGATAACCGTTCGGGTCATGCTCTTACTTATGCCTCACCCTATGTAACAGGAATGGCTCCGGTTGCAACAGTTTTCCCGATTCCGGTTGATTCTTCCAAACAAGTTCTTCCTTTTACAAAACTGCATTGGCAGGATACCAGTAACGTAAGCCCGGCTACCCTTTTCAAAATTTACCTCGGAACTGATAATCCTCCTACCAATATCGTAAGCGGAGGCATGGTAATGGATACGGTATTCATTCCTTCTCATTCTTTACCCGAAAATTCTACCATCTATTGGAGAGTAGATGCTTACAATGGTTTTGGAAATACTTCCGGAAACGTTTGGAGTTTTACTACTTTGCCTCCTGTTGAAGAAGATTTTGAAAGCGGAGATTTTACCAGATACCAATGGAATTTTAACGAACAGCCCTGGACTGTTACTAACCTTGCAAAACGCAATGGGGGTTACTCTGCCAAATCAGGCATCGTAAATGTTGGCGATACCTCTGCCATGCACCTGCAACTGGAACTTGCTGTTACCGATACCCTGCATTTCTGGGTAAAAACAACCACCATGGAAACAGTGAACCACCTTGAATTTGCTGTGGACGGGCAGGTGATGGAAACATGGAGCGGAACTCTCGACTGGACACAGGCAGCAATACCGGTTACTGCTGGTTTACACAACTATGAATGGCGTTATGTGAAAACAGCCCAGGATACCACTATCATTGATGCTGTTTGGGTTGATTATATTGATTTCCCCATGTTAAGCCCAATTACTGCCGTAGCCGGTAACGACGACGACATTTGTGTGGGTCAAACTTATCAGCTCAACGGGAGTTCAGTAAATTACTCTACTGTTCAATGGACTACCTCCGGAAACGGTACTTTCAATAATTCCGGCATACTAAATCCTGTATATACCCCTGGCAGCATTGACATTACACAGGGATTTGCAAAGCTTGTTTTAACGGTAACCTGTGGTTGTGGTGATGTTCTGAGCGATACGCTTATCCTTAGTATTCACGCTATTCCTTCGGCCTTTACCATACAAGGTGGCGGCGGATACTGCGAAGGCGGCAGCGGCGTAAGCATCAGCCTTAACGGCTCACAAACCAATATAGATTATGAATTATTACTGAACAATACTCCTACCGGTTACATTCTTCCGGGAACCGGTTCATCGTTGCTTTTTGAAAATGTTACTGTTCCCGGCACTTACAAAATAAAAGCAGCAAATGCTTATGGCTGCGAACGGGCTATGACCGGGCAGGTAAGCGTTCTGTTGTATCCTCTTCCTGTGGTACAGTTGGGTAGCGATACTATCATTTGTGTTAATCATGTTATTGAACTCGACGCTACCATACCCAACGCACAAAACTATCTGTGGCAACCCTTTGGGCAAACCACTCCAACCATCATGGTGGATTCTACCGGCGTAGGTGCAGGTGTACAGACTTACTCGGTGTTAGTAACCGACAACAATGGCTGTCAGACTACCGACGACATTACCATTACTTTCGATCCCTGTACCGGAATTACTGGCTATGTGAAAGGGCTTAAAGTGGATATATCGCCTAACCCGGCAAGCGAAAATGTTTATCTGACCCTTATTACCGATAAGAACTGTCAGTTTGGTGTAAAAATCACCAATGCTGCCAACCAGGAGTTTTACCATCAGCGGATGACAGTTAATGGAAAGATGATCAAGACCATTGATATAAGTTCTTTGGCAAGAGGCATTTATTTCGTTCATATCGAAGGAAACAAAACAAAACTTATCCGTAAACTGATAGTTCAGTAA
- a CDS encoding 1-deoxy-D-xylulose-5-phosphate reductoisomerase, producing MVAKKRIAVLGSTGSIGTQALEVIRNHPEVFEAEVLTANTNTDLLIKQALEFKPNAVVIVNEKHYREVSDALQPHDIKVFSGEASLTQITESDSIDIVLTALVGFSGLQPTMHAINAGKPIALANKEALVVAGELVTRFAREKGVNIYPIDSEHSAIFQCLAGEFHNPVEKIILTASGGPFRGKNNDYLAKVTKEMALKHPNWNMGCKVTIDSATLMNKGLEVIEAHWLFGMAASQIEVIIHPQSIIHSLVQFADGSLKAQMGLPDMRLPIQYALSYPHRLATSFPRFLFTDFPQLTFEKPDITTFRCLMFAYAALEQGGNMPCILNAANEIAVAAFLNDKTGFLQIPEIIEKCMAKASFVLHPSFDDYVQTDRETRALALSFI from the coding sequence TTGGTAGCAAAAAAAAGAATTGCCGTTTTAGGCTCTACAGGCTCCATCGGAACCCAGGCACTGGAAGTAATCCGAAACCATCCGGAGGTTTTTGAGGCGGAAGTGCTTACTGCCAATACTAATACCGATTTGCTGATTAAACAGGCGTTGGAATTTAAACCCAATGCCGTGGTGATAGTCAACGAAAAGCACTATCGCGAAGTTTCCGATGCTTTACAACCGCATGACATCAAAGTATTTTCAGGCGAGGCATCCTTAACACAAATCACCGAAAGTGATTCTATTGACATCGTACTGACAGCATTGGTAGGCTTTTCCGGCTTGCAGCCTACTATGCATGCCATTAATGCCGGGAAGCCCATAGCCCTTGCCAACAAAGAAGCCCTGGTGGTAGCCGGCGAACTGGTTACCCGCTTTGCAAGAGAAAAAGGCGTAAATATTTACCCTATTGATTCGGAACATTCAGCAATATTTCAATGCCTTGCAGGTGAATTTCACAATCCGGTGGAAAAAATTATCCTGACGGCTTCGGGTGGTCCGTTCAGGGGGAAAAACAATGATTATCTTGCGAAAGTTACCAAGGAAATGGCGCTGAAACATCCCAACTGGAATATGGGTTGCAAGGTTACCATTGATTCTGCCACATTGATGAACAAAGGGCTGGAAGTGATAGAAGCACACTGGCTTTTCGGGATGGCAGCTTCGCAGATAGAAGTGATTATTCATCCACAGTCCATCATCCATTCGCTGGTGCAGTTTGCCGACGGCTCGCTGAAAGCCCAGATGGGACTGCCCGATATGCGGCTGCCGATACAATATGCCCTATCATACCCCCACCGTTTGGCGACCAGTTTTCCACGTTTCTTGTTTACGGATTTTCCTCAACTCACCTTTGAAAAACCCGATATCACTACCTTCCGTTGCCTTATGTTTGCCTATGCTGCGCTGGAACAGGGAGGGAATATGCCTTGTATATTAAATGCCGCCAACGAAATAGCGGTTGCTGCATTTCTTAATGACAAAACAGGTTTTCTGCAAATTCCGGAAATCATCGAAAAATGTATGGCGAAAGCTTCTTTTGTCCTGCACCCTTCATTTGACGATTATGTACAAACCGACCGGGAAACCCGTGCATTAGCACTTTCTTTTATTTAG
- a CDS encoding M23 family metallopeptidase, protein MRRKRKHSKHNTIKWYQKLRDKYRLVIMNESTLEEKLSFKLSRLNVFIALGTLSILLVFLTTYIIAFTPLREYIPGYSSVGLQKNVYELGLKTDSIEQVLQQKDKYISNLKNIITGNDLHPDYSLTKDTAKATSYSEISDRRSPDDSLLRVEVENQNKYALLSSNETSSEGLGVSNSYIGSVNFYCPLKGMIISNFNSQNRHFGIDVAAQKNEAIKAALSGTVVLANWTLEHGWVLAIQHTGNIITFYKHCSVLLKQQGDYVHAGEPVAIVGETGEVSSGPHMHFELWYNGSPVNPKDYISW, encoded by the coding sequence TTGCGCAGAAAAAGAAAACATAGCAAACATAATACCATCAAATGGTATCAGAAACTCAGGGATAAATACCGCCTGGTGATTATGAATGAAAGCACGCTGGAAGAAAAACTTTCGTTCAAATTGTCGAGGCTGAATGTTTTTATTGCACTGGGCACATTATCCATTTTGCTTGTATTTCTTACCACATACATTATTGCCTTCACCCCGTTGCGCGAGTACATACCTGGTTATTCCAGCGTGGGATTGCAGAAGAATGTGTACGAACTTGGCTTGAAAACCGATTCCATAGAACAGGTTTTACAACAAAAGGACAAATACATCTCCAACCTGAAAAATATCATCACAGGCAACGACCTGCACCCGGATTATTCCCTTACCAAAGATACTGCCAAGGCAACTTCCTATTCCGAAATCAGCGACAGGCGCAGCCCGGATGATTCGCTACTCAGAGTGGAGGTGGAAAACCAGAATAAATACGCACTGCTCAGCAGCAACGAAACTTCTTCAGAGGGGTTAGGAGTAAGTAATTCCTATATAGGAAGTGTTAATTTCTATTGCCCTTTAAAAGGCATGATTATAAGTAATTTCAATAGCCAGAACCGCCATTTTGGTATAGATGTGGCTGCACAAAAAAATGAAGCCATTAAAGCCGCACTTAGCGGAACCGTTGTTCTTGCTAACTGGACATTAGAACACGGATGGGTGTTGGCTATTCAGCACACAGGCAACATCATCACTTTCTATAAACATTGTTCCGTTTTGCTCAAACAACAAGGCGATTATGTACATGCCGGAGAACCTGTAGCCATTGTAGGCGAAACCGGAGAAGTATCTTCAGGACCCCACATGCACTTTGAACTTTGGTACAATGGAAGTCCGGTAAACCCTAAAGACTACATCAGTTGGTAG
- a CDS encoding T9SS type A sorting domain-containing protein gives MKKCTFLLLFSAVICFSVYAQKEKTNPELKPLSASELEKLASIPELVLPAGSSDDERPYAVDNSQLPYFRPLYQQSGLECGQASSLGLGLTYELNCARNLPGNVPANQQATHFAFNFINGGGDCGVSYFETWYVVKNCGNPNVQEYGGTPYYGGSSRWMSGYDLYYNAMKNRIRQMFAIKVNTEEGLNTLKGWLYNHLNGSAHGGVAQMYISYTSPGNTLPTGTPEAGKHVILSFGGSPNHGLTIVGYNDSIRWDFNNDGQYTNNLDTNGDGIVDMKDWEVGGYKVANTYGGINTWGDQGFSYVMYRTFAEQLEEGGIWNSAVHGVYVNENYDPQLTIKATVTHSNRSKIKIIPGIALYQAATEPDFTLDLPIFDFQGGDLYMQGGSSTADKTLEFGLDITPLLSYIQSGSSVKIFLQLAEDDPSNAATGKILSFSVMDYTGTGIVEYPCSQTNVPIVENGITTLDVNLPLSFNKTEITTDSLPLATLYQPYDYTLSALGGRPPYQWETASMYSERDSTATFPLINAHQVNLSGTENGIAEQPLDFSFPYYGKMYDKVYVHGDGYLMFTNEDYPWTFIIAYKSFMKNIKAIAPFSLKTVSINAGDGDGVWYEGDANCAAFRWKASLWDNPSGTDLNFAIKIYPSGKIEFYYGEIVSVGYLQWFSGISEGNGYDYILRYDYGDQPPAANSVKKYSSTPYPYEMQLSSNGEFSGAPMQVYDSCMIKFVVTDNNNIRTIKTLPFTTKGLGITYNILSGGDDVVEYAEEAALTLMLNNTNTQPFQGTEMWLKCNDSLIQLTDSTENVGTIPASQSVSFSNAFGFTVADVVPEGYAIPMTVYIASLTDTLSRQFTIILHSPVLTIGNITINDGANGSLDPGETADMIVELKNTGGAKATGILANINCINPEITVNNAHFQSDTLSAGATLPLVFNITASSGIAIGNVVTFPLSIQTDYDYGISDTLAITVGLIAETFESGNFSSYDWQFSGNADWQIVETNPYEGTYCAKSGAIADNQESVFYITLNVLADGEISFYKKVSCENAPSGTGYDWLGFYIDNNELNKWDGEVSWSQETYPVTAGEHTLKWVYHKDYSTIGGSDCAWVDYIIFPAFDNGTPNMTVTPNIIEKDLDINQIDADTLVISNLGGGYIDFNISVPDSMPWLSVVPATGHIGMYGSYPVQLIFNTNSVPPGSYSGTFTVSDQIGNTKEVPVNLKVTDPNGINNFHGSESCFIFPNPAKNVITLQINEQINGNFRIELFKPDGLKVFSSEGNIFSYNKFITLNLSNLNSGIYFCKLQISDRTFINKIIITR, from the coding sequence ATGAAAAAATGTACTTTCCTCCTGCTTTTTTCCGCAGTTATTTGTTTTTCAGTTTATGCTCAAAAAGAAAAGACCAACCCGGAACTTAAACCCCTTTCGGCATCCGAACTTGAAAAACTGGCTTCTATTCCTGAGCTTGTCCTTCCGGCAGGATCCAGTGATGATGAACGTCCCTATGCTGTCGATAATTCACAATTACCATATTTCAGACCCTTATACCAACAATCGGGTCTGGAATGCGGACAAGCCAGCAGTTTGGGATTAGGACTTACTTACGAACTAAATTGCGCCAGAAACCTCCCGGGGAATGTGCCAGCTAATCAGCAGGCAACACATTTTGCCTTCAATTTTATTAATGGCGGTGGCGATTGCGGGGTAAGCTACTTCGAAACCTGGTATGTAGTAAAAAATTGCGGAAATCCTAATGTTCAGGAATACGGAGGTACACCTTACTATGGGGGATCATCTCGGTGGATGAGTGGCTACGACCTGTATTACAATGCAATGAAAAACCGTATCCGTCAAATGTTTGCCATTAAAGTAAATACAGAAGAAGGATTGAATACTTTGAAGGGATGGTTGTATAATCATTTGAACGGAAGTGCACACGGCGGTGTTGCACAAATGTATATTTCCTATACCAGCCCGGGCAACACTCTGCCTACCGGAACCCCAGAAGCGGGCAAACACGTGATTTTATCGTTTGGAGGAAGCCCCAACCACGGATTGACGATAGTAGGGTATAACGATTCCATACGATGGGATTTTAATAACGACGGACAGTACACCAATAATCTTGACACCAATGGCGATGGAATAGTGGATATGAAAGACTGGGAAGTAGGTGGTTATAAAGTTGCCAATACCTATGGAGGCATTAATACCTGGGGAGATCAGGGCTTTTCGTATGTGATGTATCGCACTTTTGCCGAACAATTGGAAGAAGGAGGAATATGGAATAGTGCCGTTCATGGGGTTTATGTAAATGAAAATTACGACCCACAACTTACTATCAAAGCCACAGTTACCCATTCTAACCGCAGTAAAATAAAAATTATTCCCGGCATTGCCCTCTATCAGGCTGCCACGGAACCTGATTTTACTCTTGATTTACCCATTTTTGACTTCCAAGGAGGAGACCTTTATATGCAGGGAGGAAGTTCTACAGCAGATAAAACTCTTGAATTCGGTCTCGATATCACTCCTTTATTAAGTTATATACAGAGCGGTTCTTCTGTAAAAATATTTCTCCAGCTTGCGGAAGACGATCCATCCAACGCTGCCACAGGTAAAATCCTGAGTTTCTCAGTAATGGATTATACCGGCACAGGCATTGTGGAATACCCCTGTTCGCAAACCAATGTTCCAATTGTTGAAAATGGTATTACTACACTTGATGTAAATCTACCTCTGAGTTTTAACAAAACGGAAATTACCACCGATTCTCTCCCCTTAGCTACCCTTTATCAGCCTTATGATTATACTTTATCAGCTTTGGGCGGTCGCCCGCCTTACCAGTGGGAAACTGCCAGTATGTATTCCGAACGAGACTCTACCGCCACATTTCCCCTGATAAATGCACACCAGGTTAACCTTTCGGGAACAGAAAATGGAATTGCCGAGCAGCCCTTGGATTTTTCATTTCCTTACTATGGAAAAATGTATGATAAAGTGTATGTTCATGGCGATGGGTATCTTATGTTTACCAACGAAGATTATCCATGGACTTTTATCATTGCCTATAAATCATTCATGAAGAATATAAAAGCCATTGCACCCTTTTCACTTAAAACAGTCTCTATCAATGCTGGCGATGGTGATGGAGTTTGGTATGAAGGCGATGCCAATTGTGCTGCTTTTAGGTGGAAAGCCTCTCTGTGGGATAATCCTTCGGGCACCGACCTTAATTTTGCAATAAAAATTTATCCTTCCGGAAAAATTGAATTCTATTACGGCGAAATTGTTTCTGTAGGTTATTTACAATGGTTTTCTGGTATTTCCGAAGGCAATGGCTATGATTACATTCTACGCTACGACTATGGCGACCAGCCTCCCGCAGCGAATTCGGTAAAAAAATACAGTTCCACACCTTACCCCTACGAAATGCAATTGAGCAGTAACGGAGAATTCAGCGGAGCACCCATGCAGGTATACGATAGTTGCATGATAAAATTTGTTGTAACCGACAATAACAACATTCGCACGATAAAAACCCTGCCGTTTACTACCAAGGGACTTGGAATTACTTACAACATACTGTCGGGTGGCGATGATGTAGTAGAATATGCCGAAGAAGCCGCGCTTACACTTATGCTAAACAATACCAATACACAACCTTTCCAGGGAACAGAAATGTGGCTCAAATGCAATGACTCATTAATTCAATTGACTGACAGTACAGAAAACGTTGGAACCATTCCCGCCTCACAATCGGTTTCTTTCAGCAATGCATTTGGTTTTACGGTTGCTGATGTTGTACCCGAGGGCTATGCCATACCCATGACGGTTTATATTGCTTCTCTTACCGATACCCTTTCAAGGCAGTTTACCATCATCCTCCATTCACCCGTTCTCACCATCGGAAATATTACAATTAACGATGGAGCAAACGGAAGTCTTGATCCGGGAGAAACTGCCGATATGATTGTTGAACTTAAAAATACCGGCGGAGCTAAGGCCACCGGAATACTTGCAAATATAAATTGTATAAATCCCGAAATTACTGTAAATAATGCACATTTTCAGAGTGATACACTCTCTGCCGGAGCCACCTTGCCCCTTGTATTCAATATTACCGCATCTTCTGGAATTGCAATCGGCAACGTAGTAACATTCCCTCTGAGTATACAAACGGATTATGATTATGGCATTTCCGATACCCTTGCCATTACCGTCGGACTGATTGCAGAAACTTTCGAATCGGGCAATTTTTCGAGTTACGACTGGCAATTTTCAGGAAATGCTGACTGGCAGATCGTGGAAACCAATCCCTATGAAGGAACGTACTGCGCCAAATCCGGTGCTATTGCTGACAACCAGGAGTCAGTTTTTTATATTACATTAAATGTACTAGCCGATGGTGAAATCAGTTTTTATAAAAAAGTATCCTGCGAAAACGCCCCCAGCGGTACCGGTTACGACTGGCTCGGATTTTACATTGATAATAACGAACTTAACAAATGGGATGGCGAAGTCAGTTGGAGTCAGGAAACCTATCCCGTAACTGCTGGCGAGCACACCTTAAAATGGGTTTACCATAAGGATTATTCAACTATTGGAGGTTCCGATTGCGCTTGGGTAGATTATATCATATTTCCCGCTTTTGATAATGGTACTCCAAACATGACAGTTACACCAAACATTATTGAAAAAGACCTCGATATCAACCAAATTGATGCCGATACTTTGGTCATTTCAAATCTTGGAGGTGGATATATTGACTTTAATATTTCCGTTCCCGACTCCATGCCCTGGCTTAGTGTAGTGCCCGCAACAGGTCATATTGGGATGTACGGCTCCTATCCTGTTCAACTTATTTTCAATACCAACTCGGTTCCTCCGGGAAGTTATTCAGGAACTTTCACCGTAAGCGATCAGATTGGAAACACAAAAGAAGTTCCTGTAAACCTGAAAGTAACCGATCCCAATGGAATCAATAATTTTCATGGTTCGGAGTCATGTTTTATATTTCCCAATCCGGCAAAAAATGTAATCACATTGCAAATAAATGAACAAATTAATGGCAACTTCAGAATTGAACTTTTCAAACCCGACGGGCTTAAAGTATTTTCTTCCGAAGGAAACATTTTTTCTTATAACAAATTTATCACATTAAACCTTAGTAATCTGAATTCAGGAATTTATTTTTGTAAATTGCAGATTTCCGACAGAACATTTATAAACAAAATAATAATAACACGATAA